Proteins found in one Oncorhynchus keta strain PuntledgeMale-10-30-2019 chromosome 2, Oket_V2, whole genome shotgun sequence genomic segment:
- the LOC118371014 gene encoding mitogen-activated protein kinase kinase kinase 21-like isoform X5, whose translation MSAAGTYSWMAPEVIKSSLFSKGSDVWSYGVLLWELLTGEVPYRGIDGLAVAYGVAVNKLTLPIPSTCPEPFSKLMEECWDQDPHIRPSFASILEQLTAIEEAVMATMPQDSFHSMQENWRVEIQEMFDELRTKEKELRSREEELTRAALQQKSHEELLKRREQQLAEREINVLERELNILIFQLNKDKPNVKKRKGKFKRSRLKLKDGNRISLPSDFQHKITVQASPSMDSRSLNTSPPSSPTLIPRLRAIQLCARIDSIRRDSMYVYHQDVDITSECQPYTGVRKKVTLDESNRTWGRSTIYKPEEFDDVKKGIKKKGRTWGPSSVQTKERGNCAERVRPLSDGNNPWSTSLGKSQKSVPLAALFAEQQACLCPRPSCSGTSKEEMCSPDGSDNTKPKQLKFPNQVYIDLPLWKDEKQQGGEGMAGSCPGESLEDSSTTSASSTSTTPQHTPTNSLKRTSACRRTDTVLYGCASMLASVALGFDLRNVLNAPPADDPEPQPSMEKKKKEGLFQRATRFPGGRSSHKEEAASQGPINLISMSSISEYNSTKSLLRSASEGPESSPVKEVAPISLSHPTLQPRSGSQPQIPEAPGRRTPASPLPQLAAPEKTHSQSMGSHLRRKKSAIVQDTNGTSGSLTTSSGLSSTTTSQKKKSDREDTPKRAARGETVTSRSRPLSLRGKRHSWGLLRGRNKSYSLGHYSGEKSARSLNIVLSSAEVKMDCSLLDMDTEGQKRDCTVPLCRIQSGPSHSSVFELEKKLLS comes from the exons ATGAGTGCTGCTGGCACGTACTCATGGATGGCCCCCGAAGTCAtcaagtcctctctcttctccaaagGCAGCGATGTCTGGAG TTATGGTGTTCTTTTATGGGAGCTGCTGACAGGAGAGGTGCCTTACCGTGGGATTGATGGGCTGGCTGTGGCCTATGGTGTGGCTGTCAACAAGTTAACCCTCCCTATTCCATCCACCTGCCCAGAACCCTTCTCCAAGCTCATGGAAG AGTGCTGGGATCAGGACCCCCACATCCGGCCGTCGTTTGCCTCCATCCTGGAGCAGCTAACAGCCATAGAGGAAGCAGTGATGGCCACCATGCCCCAGGACTCCTTCCACTCCATGCAGGAGAACTGGAGGGTGGAGATCcaggagatgtttgatgagctcAGAACAAAAGAGaag GAGCTGCGTTCACGGGAGGAGGAGCTAACGCGTGCGGCGCTGCAGCAGAAGTCCCACGAGGAGCTGCTGAAGAGGAGGGAGCAGCAGCTGGCGGAGCGGGAGATCAATGTGTTGGAGAGGGAACTCAACATCCTCATCTTTCAGCTCAACAAGGACAAGCCCAACGTCAAGAAGAGGAAGGGCAAGTTCAAACGCAGCCGCCTCAAACTCAAGGACGGCAACCGCATCAGCCTGCCCTCAG ATTTCCAGCACAAGATCACGGTGCAGGCGTCACCCTCCATGGACAGTAGGAGTCTGAACACCAGCCCCCCCAGCAGCCCCACACTCATACCCCGCCTCCGGGCCATCCAGT TGTGCGCCCGAATTGACAGTATCCGAAGGGacagtatgtatgtgtatcaCCAAGATGTGGATATCACCAGCGAGTGCCAGCCCTATACTGGGGTTAGGAAGAAAG tGACTCTGGACGAGAGCAACAGGACATGGGGACGAAGCACCATCTACAAGCCGGAGGAGTTTGATGACGTCAAGAAGGGGATTAAGAAGAAGGGGCGAACGTGGGGACCGAGCTCCGTTCAGACCAAGGAGCGGGGAAACTGTGCTGAAAG AGTGAGGCCACTGTCTGATGGAAACAACCCCTGGTCCACCAGTCTGGGGAAGTCCCAGAAGTCCGTTCCGTTGGCTGCGTTGTTTGCAGAGCAGCAAG cctgtctctgtcctcgTCCTTCATGTTCAGGGACCAGTAAAGAAGAGATGTGCTCGCCAGATGGATCGGACAACACCAAACCAAAGCAACTGAAGTTCCCCAATCAGGTGTACATCGATCTACCTCTGTGGAAAGATGAGAAGCAGCAGGGGGGCGAGGGGATGGCAGGAAGCTGCCCTGGGGAAAGCCTGGAGGACTCCAGTACCACCTCAGCCAGCTCCACCAGCACCACCCCCCAGCACACCCCCACCAACAGCCTGAAGAGGACCTCCGCTTGCCGCCGGACAGACACCGTACTCTACGGCTGTGCCTCTATGCTGGCCTCGGTAGCATTGGGCTTTGACCTGCGTAACGTGCTCAATGCCCCACCAGCAGATGACCCTGAGCCTCAGCCCAGTATGgagaagaaaaagaaagagggTCTGTTCCAGCGCGCCACACGCTTCCCTGGTGGACGTTCTTCCCATAAGGAGGAGGCAGCCTCCCAAGGCCCCATCAACCTCATCTCCATGTCTTCCATCTCAGAGTATAACTCCACCAAGAGCCTCCTGCGGTCAGCCTCGGAGGGGCCAGAGTCCAGCCCTGTGAAGGAAGTGGCCCCTATCAGCCTGTCGCACCCCACACTACAGCCCAGAAGTGGCTCCCAGCCCCAGATTCCAGAGGCGCCCGGCCGCAGGACTCCggcctcccccctcccccagctTGCTGCCCCAGAGAAGACTCACAGTCAAAGCATGGGCTCTCACCTCCGGAGGAAGAAGTCGGCCATCGTTCAGGACA CTAACGGTACATCTGGCTCTCTCACAACTTCATCGGGACTGTCTTCCACCACAACCTCTCAGAAGAAGAAGTCTGACAGGGAGGACACCCCTAAGAGAGCAGCCCGTGGGGAGACTGTCACCTCCAGGTCCCGGCCTTTGTCCCTCCGGGGCAAACGACACTCCTGGGGTCTCTTGAGGGGCCGCAACAAAAGCTACTCCCTGGGCCATTATTCTGGAGAGAAGAGCGCCAGGAGCCTCAACATCGTCCTCTCCTCCGCCGAGGTCAAGATGGACTGCTCTCTGCTTGACATGGACACGGAGGGGCAGAAACGTGACTGCACCGTGCCCCTCTGCCGAATTCAGAGCGGCCCCAGTCACTCCTCCGTCTTCGAACTAGAGAAAAAATTATTGTCATAG